In one window of Peribacillus sp. FSL H8-0477 DNA:
- a CDS encoding amino acid ABC transporter permease: MDMFLEGLKNTIIASLIALICSLVLGTLIAIFRIAPFKPINWIGTAYVEFIRNIPLLVIAFFIFLVFRIPGLAAGTMALTIYTAAFIAEAIRAGIQSVPKGQMEAARSSGLTYPQAMWNIILPQAIKIVIPPLGNQFINLVKNSSIIAVIAGGELMYQADLISARTFVVFDTYIFVAMFYLVLTIPLSLGVGQLEKRLAKNN; encoded by the coding sequence ATGGATATGTTTTTAGAAGGATTAAAAAATACGATTATTGCCAGTCTAATTGCTCTTATCTGCAGCTTAGTGCTTGGGACTTTAATTGCAATTTTTCGGATTGCTCCATTTAAGCCGATTAATTGGATTGGGACGGCTTATGTAGAATTTATCCGTAACATTCCACTGCTTGTTATTGCCTTCTTTATTTTTCTCGTATTCAGAATTCCTGGATTGGCTGCAGGGACAATGGCATTAACCATCTATACGGCTGCCTTTATCGCTGAGGCAATCCGTGCCGGCATCCAGTCTGTACCTAAAGGCCAGATGGAAGCAGCTAGGTCTTCAGGACTTACCTATCCGCAGGCGATGTGGAATATTATTTTACCACAGGCAATTAAAATCGTTATTCCGCCGCTGGGTAATCAATTTATCAATCTTGTGAAAAATTCATCGATTATAGCTGTCATTGCCGGTGGAGAATTAATGTATCAAGCTGATTTAATCTCAGCAAGAACATTTGTCGTTTTTGATACATATATCTTTGTCGCTATGTTTTATTTAGTCCTTACCATTCCTTTAAGTCTTGGCGTAGGGCAGCTGGAAAAACGCCTGGCTAAGAATAATTGA
- a CDS encoding L,D-transpeptidase family protein: MKKLVLLSIVSILSCFLLFGGKTTEAASGKKQLIIINKSTNQLAFYENNQLQRSFSVGTGRQASYTPEGTFKIVKKIVNRPYYKGKIKGGDPRNPLGKRWLGINARQTKGDTYAIHGNSNPSSIGKYVSSGCIRMYNDDVVWLYGKVKYNTPVIITTSSKTFTAIAASKGYQVKGNPASKAVSIGGVLKKGSSGPRVVTLQKKLEKLGYRTNGIDGFFGPGTEKAVKSFQKAKKLKADGIVGGSTKKALGL; this comes from the coding sequence ATGAAGAAATTAGTTTTATTGTCTATTGTCTCTATTTTATCCTGCTTTCTATTGTTTGGGGGAAAAACAACAGAAGCCGCTTCTGGAAAAAAACAATTAATTATCATCAACAAGTCTACGAATCAACTAGCCTTCTATGAAAATAATCAGCTGCAACGTTCTTTTTCAGTTGGTACCGGACGTCAGGCATCATACACTCCAGAGGGTACGTTTAAAATTGTTAAAAAAATTGTTAACCGTCCCTATTATAAGGGAAAAATTAAAGGCGGAGATCCAAGAAATCCATTAGGGAAAAGATGGTTGGGTATTAATGCAAGACAAACAAAGGGCGATACCTATGCGATCCATGGAAACAGCAATCCTTCATCTATTGGGAAATATGTAAGTTCAGGCTGTATTAGAATGTATAATGACGATGTAGTATGGCTTTATGGTAAAGTAAAATACAATACTCCTGTTATTATTACTACATCTTCGAAGACATTTACCGCTATTGCCGCCTCTAAAGGCTACCAGGTAAAGGGAAATCCTGCAAGTAAAGCGGTTAGTATAGGCGGGGTATTAAAGAAAGGCAGCTCGGGGCCGCGAGTTGTTACCTTACAAAAGAAATTAGAAAAACTAGGCTATCGCACAAACGGGATTGATGGGTTCTTTGGTCCAGGAACTGAAAAGGCCGTAAAGAGCTTTCAAAAAGCTAAGAAATTGAAAGCAGATGGAATTGTAGGCGGCTCGACTAAAAAAGCGTTAGGACTATGA
- a CDS encoding DUF2500 domain-containing protein, which yields MSEIDSGFEPGFEPFFVVFFIILALVIGFFLFLVVGSIRQYSFNNKQPQVTTHAQVLTKRTKVSGGSGDSSASTWYYITFETENGDRKEFQIKGQEYGMLADGDRGTLSYQGTRYRGFNRDVNS from the coding sequence ATGAGCGAGATTGATTCAGGTTTTGAACCCGGTTTTGAACCCTTCTTCGTGGTTTTTTTTATCATATTAGCTTTGGTAATCGGATTCTTTCTTTTTCTTGTGGTAGGATCGATTAGACAGTATTCTTTTAATAACAAACAGCCTCAAGTAACTACACATGCACAAGTTCTAACCAAAAGAACCAAAGTCAGCGGAGGCAGCGGCGATTCTTCAGCAAGCACTTGGTATTACATTACCTTTGAGACAGAAAATGGGGACCGAAAAGAGTTTCAAATAAAAGGGCAGGAATATGGAATGTTGGCTGATGGGGACCGTGGTACGCTCAGTTATCAGGGGACACGGTATCGCGGTTTTAATCGAGATGTTAACAGCTGA
- a CDS encoding MFS transporter translates to MGNWKYPILLISGIGISNLGNWIYLIAINISILNLTGSAAAVAGLYVIRPIAILLTNTWAGSLIDRVNKRQVMITVDIIRGILIFVIPFMPSLWSIYSVLLLISIAGAFFGPSSSVYMTKLVPSEQRKRFNSLMSMTGSGAFLLGPAIAGLLIMSTSTDICIFINGVTFLLCALIIFFLPNVDNELEHRKEPIRLPMLINDYRVIADFAKGTKYFMLIYFLFQMTMLINFSLDSQEATFIKTHLLLSDQSYGLIVSLTGAGALAGAACGALLANKLSTRLYLGVGMLFTQIGYLSFYLSDDFITATLSFVFLGFFMAFGNTGYATFFQRNVPVSIMGRFGSLAELIQAAVQIILTLLVGAAAELFSLQLVCFLFAAIALGLAIVLLIASFNPSKSMYYEENTSI, encoded by the coding sequence ATGGGGAACTGGAAATATCCTATTTTACTAATTAGCGGAATCGGTATCTCTAATTTAGGAAATTGGATTTATTTGATTGCGATAAACATATCTATTTTGAATTTAACCGGGTCTGCTGCGGCAGTAGCCGGTCTTTACGTCATCAGACCGATAGCTATCTTACTGACAAATACCTGGGCAGGCAGTCTAATTGACAGGGTTAACAAACGACAGGTGATGATAACTGTCGATATTATCAGAGGGATACTCATCTTTGTTATCCCTTTTATGCCATCATTATGGTCGATTTATTCCGTATTGTTACTTATTAGTATTGCAGGTGCTTTTTTTGGCCCTAGTTCTTCCGTCTACATGACCAAACTTGTCCCAAGTGAACAGAGAAAACGATTTAACTCACTGATGAGTATGACCGGGTCCGGAGCCTTTTTACTAGGTCCTGCTATCGCGGGATTACTGATCATGTCTACCAGCACAGATATCTGTATTTTTATTAACGGAGTTACGTTTCTTCTCTGTGCACTCATCATCTTCTTTCTGCCAAATGTTGATAACGAACTAGAGCATAGAAAAGAACCCATCCGTTTGCCTATGTTGATCAATGATTATCGAGTCATCGCTGATTTTGCAAAAGGAACGAAGTATTTCATGCTTATTTACTTTTTGTTTCAAATGACCATGCTCATTAATTTTTCATTAGATTCTCAAGAAGCCACCTTTATCAAAACGCATTTACTTTTGTCTGATCAAAGTTACGGATTAATCGTGAGTTTAACGGGTGCAGGGGCCCTTGCAGGGGCAGCTTGCGGCGCATTATTGGCTAACAAGCTTTCTACACGTCTATATCTTGGAGTGGGGATGCTATTCACTCAAATTGGGTATCTCTCATTTTATCTATCTGACGATTTCATAACAGCAACTCTTTCATTCGTTTTCCTAGGTTTTTTCATGGCATTTGGCAATACAGGGTATGCCACCTTTTTTCAAAGGAATGTACCCGTATCGATTATGGGTCGTTTTGGGAGTCTGGCCGAACTCATTCAAGCGGCTGTACAAATTATTCTAACTCTGCTAGTTGGAGCTGCAGCTGAACTTTTTTCTCTCCAATTGGTATGCTTTCTCTTTGCTGCAATCGCACTAGGCTTAGCAATTGTTCTATTAATTGCGAGCTTTAATCCTTCAAAATCGATGTATTACGAAGAAAATACATCGATTTAA
- a CDS encoding GAF domain-containing sensor histidine kinase yields the protein MSNLNETKHLKELLVLKEISETLNAGTDLRITLKNVLSKLLNVTGFQTGWIFFIDAKGNQTLEASDTLPPALTLDDYSPMCKGTCWCVDKFNHQKLNRASNIMECKRLEKAIDLKQGDTYGLTHHASVPLTSGDEQFGILNIASQGKGYFRAEELALLESVAYQIGNSIKRIKLTEHMRELALIGERNRLAKDLHDSVQQLLFSVNLLARAGETVNDLTEQRNILQNIQKITSQAQAEMKALIWQLRPEGLENGIVSALNAYGKTLGLDVTSSMTGVSILPAHIEEILWRIGQEAFNNCKKHSGQTNVNLFIQLSSKRVEMTITDPGEGFCYNPSAVFPTLGLQSLRERTDAAGGEFTLTSLLGKGTSINVMIPF from the coding sequence GTGTCGAATTTGAATGAAACTAAGCATTTAAAAGAATTACTCGTGTTAAAAGAGATTTCAGAAACGTTAAATGCCGGAACGGATTTACGCATCACACTGAAAAATGTTCTATCAAAATTACTTAATGTGACCGGCTTTCAAACAGGATGGATTTTTTTCATTGATGCTAAAGGAAATCAAACACTTGAAGCATCGGACACACTTCCGCCAGCTCTTACACTTGATGATTATTCTCCTATGTGCAAGGGAACCTGTTGGTGTGTAGATAAATTTAATCATCAAAAACTAAATAGGGCGAGTAACATTATGGAGTGTAAGCGGCTAGAGAAGGCCATTGACTTAAAACAGGGCGACACGTATGGATTAACCCATCATGCTTCCGTACCCCTCACCTCTGGCGATGAACAATTTGGGATTCTAAATATTGCTTCACAAGGTAAAGGTTACTTTCGCGCTGAAGAATTGGCCCTTTTAGAATCAGTAGCTTACCAGATTGGCAATAGTATTAAACGAATCAAATTGACCGAACACATGCGTGAGCTTGCTCTTATAGGCGAGCGTAACCGCCTGGCAAAGGACTTACATGATTCAGTACAACAGCTGCTATTCTCTGTTAATTTGTTAGCACGAGCAGGAGAGACAGTGAATGACCTTACAGAACAAAGAAACATTCTGCAGAACATACAAAAAATCACATCTCAGGCGCAGGCTGAAATGAAAGCATTAATCTGGCAGCTGCGACCTGAAGGCTTAGAAAATGGGATCGTCAGTGCGTTAAATGCATATGGAAAGACACTTGGGTTAGACGTGACCAGCAGTATGACTGGGGTATCTATACTGCCCGCACATATCGAAGAAATCCTTTGGCGAATTGGCCAAGAAGCCTTTAATAATTGCAAAAAGCATTCAGGACAAACCAACGTAAACCTATTCATCCAACTAAGCAGCAAGAGGGTGGAAATGACCATTACAGATCCTGGTGAAGGGTTTTGCTATAATCCGTCTGCTGTGTTCCCAACACTTGGACTTCAAAGTCTGCGTGAACGAACAGATGCAGCAGGAGGGGAGTTTACTTTAACTAGTTTACTAGGGAAGGGTACAAGCATTAATGTAATGATTCCCTTTTAG
- a CDS encoding formate/nitrite transporter family protein: MGFQTPQQISQIAADNGVKKASLSLTAMLILGFLGGAFISIGYLLSIRITAGLPAEWATLGNLIGGAVFPIGLILIVIAGGELITGNMMSVAMGFFTKRVTLSKLMSNWIIITVANFVGALFVAYVFGHLVGLTETEPYLHKTIATAQAKVDASFIQALLSGIGCNWLVGLAIWMAYSAEDISGKILAIWFPIMAFVAIGFQHVVANMFVIPAAIFAGSSISWGDYFNNFVPVFIGNAIGGAIFVSAAYWGSYLKNAPLSEAAKNQKKKAS, translated from the coding sequence ATGGGATTTCAAACCCCGCAGCAAATATCACAAATTGCTGCCGATAATGGCGTAAAAAAAGCTTCATTATCTTTAACTGCAATGCTTATATTAGGATTTTTAGGAGGAGCCTTTATTTCAATTGGTTACCTGCTCTCCATCCGAATCACTGCAGGACTTCCTGCAGAATGGGCAACACTTGGTAATCTAATCGGAGGAGCCGTCTTTCCAATCGGACTTATATTAATTGTTATCGCTGGCGGTGAATTGATTACAGGAAACATGATGTCAGTAGCTATGGGATTTTTCACAAAAAGAGTTACACTATCTAAATTAATGTCTAACTGGATCATCATCACCGTGGCTAATTTCGTTGGTGCCCTATTTGTTGCTTATGTGTTTGGCCATTTAGTTGGTTTAACAGAGACAGAACCATATTTGCATAAGACAATTGCAACTGCACAGGCAAAAGTCGATGCAAGTTTTATCCAAGCGTTATTATCTGGAATCGGCTGTAACTGGCTTGTTGGTTTAGCGATTTGGATGGCGTATAGTGCGGAAGATATTTCTGGAAAGATTCTTGCTATCTGGTTCCCAATCATGGCCTTTGTTGCCATCGGATTCCAGCACGTTGTAGCCAACATGTTTGTTATTCCTGCTGCGATATTTGCTGGAAGCAGCATCAGCTGGGGAGATTATTTCAATAACTTTGTTCCTGTATTTATCGGTAATGCGATTGGTGGAGCCATATTCGTTTCAGCAGCTTATTGGGGTTCATACCTTAAAAATGCTCCGTTAAGCGAAGCAGCAAAAAATCAAAAGAAAAAAGCAAGCTAA
- a CDS encoding DUF1641 domain-containing protein, producing MAEPISFIRKNIPTEEEIQQQKLDELKSLLTDNEESLNKIMGIVGELNSMGVLEAAEKMILAKEQITKIALGQVTREPVTNLMNTVMGATGALMAADPEKTTTLVKSTVAGIESGSDFLKTDKQIRIRDLMKVMKDPDINRTLGFGIHFLKGMGQELKKQDK from the coding sequence ATGGCAGAACCGATTTCGTTTATTAGAAAAAATATTCCTACTGAAGAAGAAATTCAACAACAAAAGCTTGATGAATTAAAATCACTGCTTACAGACAACGAAGAATCCCTTAATAAGATAATGGGGATTGTCGGTGAACTTAACTCAATGGGTGTTCTTGAAGCTGCTGAAAAGATGATTCTAGCAAAAGAACAAATTACTAAAATAGCATTAGGTCAAGTCACTCGTGAACCTGTAACCAATCTGATGAATACAGTCATGGGAGCAACTGGTGCTTTAATGGCTGCTGATCCTGAAAAAACAACCACTCTTGTTAAAAGTACGGTGGCTGGAATTGAATCAGGCAGTGACTTCTTAAAAACCGATAAACAAATTCGTATCCGCGATTTAATGAAAGTAATGAAAGATCCAGACATTAATCGTACATTAGGATTTGGCATCCATTTCTTAAAAGGAATGGGCCAAGAATTAAAAAAGCAAGACAAATAA
- a CDS encoding metal-dependent hydrolase encodes MTGKTHLMGGVAATIILTHTNTYDPLLFISAGAIGALLPDICHSGSKIGRRFKGLSKLINKLFGHRTITHSLLFLILINMLVAFLTTNEGIRVGILIGMVSHLLLDAATKNGIKLLYPLKLTIRFPLTIRTGDKGEAVVMALLSLLVLYYSKDVLIHYLY; translated from the coding sequence ATGACTGGAAAAACACATCTAATGGGCGGTGTTGCCGCAACCATTATCCTTACACATACGAATACATATGATCCACTTTTATTTATTTCAGCAGGAGCGATTGGGGCTTTACTACCGGACATTTGCCATAGCGGCAGTAAAATTGGCCGTAGATTTAAAGGATTATCTAAACTAATCAATAAACTCTTCGGACATCGTACCATTACGCATAGTCTTTTGTTCTTAATCTTAATCAATATGCTGGTTGCTTTCTTAACAACCAATGAAGGAATTCGTGTGGGAATCCTCATCGGAATGGTAAGTCATTTACTTTTAGATGCGGCTACTAAAAACGGCATTAAACTCCTATATCCCTTGAAACTGACGATACGATTTCCCTTAACGATAAGAACAGGTGATAAAGGCGAAGCCGTTGTCATGGCACTGTTGAGTTTGCTTGTTTTGTATTATTCAAAAGATGTGTTAATTCATTATCTATACTAA
- a CDS encoding response regulator transcription factor, which yields MKIRLILADDHHIVRKGLHLFLGTQKDLEIIGEAENGLIAVELAKTLNPDIILMDLSMPVLDGIEATKAILAENPKAKIMILTSFSDKDHVIPALEAGASGYQFKDSDPDQLVTAIRSLYQGEKQLDPKVTSSLLSYLQGQKEPSPIQELTKREKEVLKEITLGKSNKEIAAALFITEKTVKTHISNILSKLCLQDRTQAALYAVRNGLDQTTTN from the coding sequence GTGAAAATACGACTCATACTTGCAGATGACCATCATATTGTTCGAAAAGGGCTCCATCTGTTCTTAGGCACACAAAAAGATCTAGAAATAATAGGTGAAGCGGAAAACGGTTTGATCGCGGTCGAACTTGCGAAAACATTAAATCCTGATATTATTCTTATGGATTTATCCATGCCTGTACTGGATGGCATTGAAGCAACGAAAGCGATACTTGCAGAAAACCCAAAAGCTAAGATTATGATTTTGACAAGCTTCTCGGATAAGGATCATGTAATTCCGGCACTCGAAGCAGGAGCCTCAGGCTATCAATTTAAGGACAGTGACCCTGATCAGCTTGTTACCGCAATACGCTCTCTCTATCAAGGGGAGAAACAACTTGACCCTAAAGTCACATCCAGTCTGTTATCCTACCTGCAAGGACAAAAAGAACCTTCGCCTATTCAAGAATTAACGAAACGAGAAAAAGAAGTGCTTAAGGAAATTACCTTAGGTAAAAGCAACAAGGAGATTGCAGCCGCTCTTTTTATTACAGAAAAGACCGTAAAAACGCATATATCTAATATTCTTTCAAAACTCTGCCTTCAGGACCGCACACAAGCTGCGTTATATGCTGTCCGGAATGGGTTAGATCAAACAACAACGAACTAA
- a CDS encoding YueI family protein, giving the protein MSNKNVDDILQQGIFGAKELKPAERKKYLGTFRERVVAVLTQGQVHEKTIYRELIKRMKTYNESTLLLNADIDYAYLKKYVDAAVENKIPYKLVMNKEAETEIGLVLAVEDAIDLEDIALTRPIIQKPVEKPKKRSFIYKIMHWVKGKTQN; this is encoded by the coding sequence ATGAGTAACAAAAACGTAGACGATATTTTACAACAAGGAATTTTCGGAGCCAAGGAGCTTAAACCAGCAGAACGCAAAAAATACCTAGGAACCTTTAGAGAGCGCGTCGTAGCCGTATTGACACAGGGGCAGGTGCATGAGAAGACCATCTATCGTGAATTGATTAAACGAATGAAAACATATAATGAATCCACCTTGCTGCTGAATGCGGATATTGATTATGCGTATTTAAAAAAGTATGTCGATGCAGCGGTGGAAAATAAAATTCCCTACAAACTAGTTATGAATAAAGAAGCGGAAACAGAGATTGGTTTAGTTCTTGCGGTAGAAGATGCTATTGATCTTGAAGATATAGCACTCACCAGACCAATTATTCAAAAACCAGTAGAAAAGCCAAAGAAGCGTTCCTTTATCTATAAAATCATGCATTGGGTGAAGGGGAAGACTCAAAATTAA
- a CDS encoding MarR family winged helix-turn-helix transcriptional regulator: MITKSYDDAIGRGITQTSKNIFRRLSVHLKDYDITPEQWTVLKRLGENDGVTQKELSSTSEKDQATLTRILDILERKRLMERKPNKEDRRSFLIYITESGKQLSLELFPLIEKIFNEEILVGINEEEIATFSRVLDKIKQNTAH; encoded by the coding sequence ATGATAACGAAGTCTTATGATGATGCTATCGGCAGAGGTATCACACAAACGAGTAAAAATATATTTCGGCGCCTAAGTGTCCATTTAAAAGATTATGATATTACTCCAGAGCAATGGACGGTTTTAAAGAGACTTGGGGAAAATGACGGAGTTACCCAGAAAGAGCTGTCCTCCACCTCTGAAAAAGATCAAGCGACTCTAACGAGAATATTAGATATTCTTGAAAGAAAGCGTTTAATGGAACGTAAACCTAACAAAGAAGATAGACGGTCGTTTCTAATCTACATAACAGAAAGCGGCAAACAGCTTAGCCTAGAGCTTTTTCCTCTCATAGAAAAAATATTCAATGAGGAAATTCTCGTAGGAATAAATGAAGAAGAGATTGCTACTTTTTCACGTGTTTTGGATAAAATCAAACAAAATACAGCTCACTGA
- a CDS encoding amino acid ABC transporter permease: MDFAGAYTWVNIKFLLEGFGVTLQVAFFAIILSFFIAGAVGTVRYAKVPVLSQVFAVMVETIRNLPLLLIILFTFFALPEIGISMEKIPAAIVALTIFEAAMISEIIRSGLNSIDKGQIEAGRSSGLSNFQTLRYIVLPQALRRMVPPLVSQFISLLKDTSLCVIISLPELTHHAQVIYGQNSGYLAPILLFIAFMYFAVNYTLSVISRRLEAKNI, encoded by the coding sequence ATGGATTTTGCTGGAGCTTATACATGGGTCAATATTAAATTCTTATTAGAAGGCTTTGGAGTGACCCTTCAAGTTGCCTTTTTCGCTATTATTTTGAGCTTTTTTATTGCGGGGGCAGTAGGAACCGTCCGTTATGCTAAGGTTCCTGTTCTTTCGCAAGTATTTGCGGTAATGGTTGAGACGATTCGGAACCTTCCATTACTCTTAATTATCCTATTTACATTTTTTGCACTGCCGGAAATCGGTATAAGTATGGAGAAGATTCCTGCTGCCATTGTTGCACTGACAATCTTTGAAGCAGCGATGATATCTGAAATCATCCGAAGTGGGCTTAACTCAATTGACAAAGGTCAAATTGAAGCGGGACGATCTTCTGGATTAAGTAATTTCCAAACCCTTCGGTATATCGTTTTACCACAAGCATTACGACGTATGGTACCGCCGCTTGTTAGTCAGTTCATTTCCCTGCTGAAGGATACTTCATTATGTGTCATTATCTCTCTGCCAGAACTTACTCATCATGCACAGGTGATCTATGGTCAAAACTCTGGATATCTCGCGCCGATCTTACTATTTATCGCCTTTATGTATTTTGCGGTTAATTACACATTATCTGTTATATCCCGCCGCCTAGAAGCTAAAAATATCTAA